In Primulina huaijiensis isolate GDHJ02 chromosome 16, ASM1229523v2, whole genome shotgun sequence, a single genomic region encodes these proteins:
- the LOC140962137 gene encoding phosphoenolpyruvate carboxykinase (ATP) 1-like: MASGESRFSNWSNGLPKIQTDKRSGEEMKEDHEICHDDTAQPVKAQTIQELHSLQKKKSAPTTPLTGALGTFAAVVPEEERNKQQLQSISASLASLTRETGPKVVKGDPARKSETPHVQPASHHHHQQQHFVPTFNISSDSALKFTHILYNLSPAELYEQAIKYEKGSFIAASGALATLSGAKTGRSPRDKRVVKDETTAEELWWGKGSPNIEMDEQTFMINRERAVDYLCSLEKVFVNDQFLNWDPENRIKVRIVSARAYHSLFMHNMCIRPSPEELENFGTPDFTIYNAGQFPCNRFTHYMTSSTSIDLNLARREMVILGTQYAGEMKKGLFSVMHYLMPKRQILSLHSGCNMGKDGDVAFFFGLSGTGKTTLSTDHNRYLLGDDEHCWSESGVSNIEGGCYAKCIDLSREKEPDIWNAIKFGTVLENVVFDEHTREVEYTDKSVTENTRAAYPIEYIPNAKIPCVGPHPKNVILLACDAFGVLPPVSKLSLAQTMYHFISGYTAVMAGTVDGIKEPTATFSACFGAAFIMFHPTKYAAMLADKMQKHGATGWLVNTGWSGGSYETGSRIKLAYTRKIIDAIHSGVLLEANYTKTEVFGFEIPAGIEGVPSEILDPVNTWKDKNAHKETLLKLGGLFKKNFEVFLNHNIGTDNNLTQEILAAGPNF; the protein is encoded by the exons ATGGCGAGTGGAGAATCTAGGTTTAGCAATTGGAGTAACGGATTGCCGAAGATTCAGACTGATAAGAGGAGCGGGGAAGAAATGAAGGAAGATCATGAGATCTGCCACGACGACACCGCCCAGCCGGTGAAGGCTCAGACGATCCAGGAATTACACTCGCTTCAGAAGAAGAAATCCGCCCCCACCACTCCTCTCACGGGGGCGCTGGGCACCTTCGCCGCCGTAGTTCCAGAAGAAGAGCGCAACAAACAGCAGCTGCAATCAATCAG CGCGTCATTGGCGTCTTTGACTCGGGAAACAGGGCCGAAGGTGGTGAAGGGAGATCCGGCGAGAAAGTCGGAGACACCACACGTGCAGCCGGCgagtcatcatcatcatcagcaGCAGCATTTCGTCCCCACTTTCAATATCAGCAGTGACAGTGCCCTCAAGTTCACTCACATCCTCTATAATCTCTCGCCCGCGG AGTTATACGAACAAGCCATAAAGTATGAGAAGGGATCATTCATCGCGGCAAGCGGTGCATTGGCTACCTTGTCGGGGGCCAAAACTGGACGCTCTCCTAGAGATAAACGTGTTGTCAAGGATGAAACCACAGCCGAAGAACTTTGGTGGGGAAA GGGATCACCCAACATTGAAATGGACGAGCAAACTTTCATGATCAACAGGGAAAGAGCTGTGGATTACTTGTGTTCCTTGGAAAAG GTTTTTGTAAATGATCAGTTCCTTAACTGGGACCCGGAGAATCGCATTAAAGTCAGGATTGTCTCGGCTAGAGCCTATCATTCTCTGTTTATGCACAATAT GTGCATCCGACCCAGTCCAGAGGAGCTGGAGAACTTTGGTACTCCAGACTTCACAATATACAATGCAGGGCAGTTTCCTTGTAATCGATTCACACATTATATGACTTCCTCAACTAGCATAGACCTTAATCTTGCTAGAAGGGAAATGGTCATTCTTGGCACGCAGTATGCTGGAGAAATGAAGAAAGGTCTATTTAGTGTGATGCATTATCTCATGCCTAAGCGCCAAATCCTCTCTTTACACTCCGGCTGTAACATGGGAAAAGATGGAGATGTAGCCTTCTTCTTTGGCTTATCAG GTACTGGAAAGACAACATTGTCTACCGATCACAATAGGTATTTGTTAGGGGATGACGAGCATTGCTGGAGTGAGAGTGGTGTATCAAACATTGAGGGAGGCTGTTATGCTAAGTGCATAGACTTGTCTAGAGAGAAGGAGCCTGATATATGGAACGCCATCAAGTTTGGCACAG TTCTTGAAAATGTTGTCTTCGATGAACATACTCGAGAAGTGGAATATACAGATAAATCTGTGACAG AAAACACTCGGGCTGCGTATCCCATAGAATACATACCGAATGCCAAGATACCATGTGTAGGACCTCATCCGAAAAATGTCATTCTTTTGGCCTGTGACGCCTTTGGTGTGCTCCCCCCTGTCAGCAAACTGAGCTTGGCGCAAACAATGTACCACTTTATAAGTGGCTATACAGCTGTG ATGGCTGGAACCGTGGATGGTATAAAGGAGCCAACTGCAACATTTTCTGCATGCTTCGGTGCGGCATTTATAATGTTTCATCCCACCAAGTATGCAGCCATGTTGGCTGATAAAATGCAGAAACATGGAGCAACAGGATGGCTTGTAAACACTGGCTGGTCTGGTGGAAG CTACGAAACGGGCAGTCGTATCAAGTTAGCTTACacgagaaaaataattgatgCGATACACTCGGGAGTCCTCCTCGAAGCCAACTACACAAAGACAGAAGTTTTCGGGTTTGAGATCCCCGCTGGAATCGAAGGAGTGCCTTCAGAAATCCTTGATCCCGTTAACACT TGGAAAGACAAGAATGCACACAAGGAGACACTGCTCAAGCTAGGAGGACTCTTCAAAAAGAATTTTGAGGTGTTCTTGAATCACAATATTGGAACCGATAACAATCTGACACAGGAGATCCTTGCAGCTGGACCAAATTTTTGA
- the LOC140961382 gene encoding glutamyl-tRNA reductase 1, chloroplastic-like encodes MAVSSAFVGAKLENLFISSTATASAASASTPPVGLLCKLGNPGKRRAYLNRRGYSGNLRCEAASNALGQLDSTNAASYSGLASSLSALELLKSSAADRYTKEKISIVVIGLSIHTAPVEMREKLAIPEAVWPRAIGELCSLNHIEEAAVLSTCNRMEIYVLALSRHRGIKEVTEWMSKTSGVPVSEICQHRFLLYDKDATQHIFEVSSGLDSLVLGEGQILAQVKQVVKVGQGVVGFGRNISSLFKHAITVGKRVRTETNIAAGAVSVSSAAVELALMKLPESCHATARMLVIGAGKMGKLVIKHLVAKGCTEMVVVNRSEERVAAIREEIKGIEIVYRPLTEMLKSAAEADVIFTSTASDIPLFLKEHVVDFPSVSPILGGLRLFIDISVPRNVGACVNEHEGSRVYNVDDLKEVVSANKEDRIRKAMEAQEIITEESKQFEAWRDSLETVPTIKKLRAYAERIRAAEVEKCLSKMGDEIPKKSQKAVDDLSRGIVNKLLHGPMQHLRCDGNDSRTLSETLENMHALNRMFSLETEISVLEHKIRAKVEQIQK; translated from the exons ATGGCTGTTTCAAGCGCGTTTGTGGGTGCGAAGCTGGAGAATCTGTTTATCAGTAGTACGGCGACGGCTTCGGCCGCCTCAGCATCCACGCCTCCTGTTGGCTTGCTCTGCAAGCTGGGGAATCCTGGAAAGCGTCGAGCTTATCTGAATAGGAGGGGATATTCCGGGAATTTGAGGTGCGAGGCTGCATCCAACGCCTTGGGTCAACTGGATTCCACTAATGCGGCTTCGTATTCTGGTCTGGCGTCGAGCCTCTCCGCTCTGGAGCTGCTCAAGTCTTCCGCCGCTGACC GATATACAAAAGAAAAGATCAGCATTGTAGTCATTGGTCTCAGCATCCACACGGCGCCTGTTGAAATGCGGGAAAAACTTGCTATCCCTGAAGCAGTGTGGCCTAGAGCTATTGGGGAGTTGTGCAGTTTGAATCATATCGAAGAAGCTGCTGTCCTTAGTACATGTAACAGAATGGAAATCTATGTATTAGCTCTCTCTAGGCACCGGGGAATCAAAGAAGTGACTGAATGGATGTCTAag ACTAGTGGAGTTCCAGTTTCGGAGATCTGCCAGCACCGTTTTTTGCTCTATGACAAAGATGCAACCCAGCACATTTTTGAAGTATCATCAGGGCTAGATTCATTGGTTTTAGGAGAAGGTCAAATCCTAGCACAAGTGAAACAAGTGGTTAAAGTTGGTCAAGGGGTCGTGGGCTTTGGAAGGAATATAAGCAGTCTCTTTAAGCATGCAATCACTGTTGGAAAGAGGGTTAGAACCGAAACCAACATAGCAGCTGGGGCGGTTTCCGTTAGTTCAGCTGCTGTGGAATTGGCTTTAATGAAGCTTCCCGAATCCTGCCATGCCACTGCGAGGATGTTAGTAATTGGAGCAGGAAAAATGGGCAAGCTTGTGATCAAGCACTTGGTAGCCAAAGGGTGCACAGAGATGGTGGTAGTGAACAGAAGTGAAGAAAGAGTTGCTGCCATACGCGAGGAGATTAAAGGCATTGAAATAGTATACAGACCCCTCACTGAAATGCTGAAGAGTGCAGCTGAAGCTGATGTGATTTTTACCAGCACTGCATCTGACATTCCTCTTTTTCTTAAAGAGCATGTTGTCGACTTTCCATCGGTAAGTCCAATTCTTGGTGGTTTGAGACTTTTTATTGACATTTCTGTTCCAAGAAATGTTGGTGCATGTGTCAATGAGCATGAGGGTTCACGAGTGTACAACGTGGATGATCTTAAGGAGGTTGTGTCTGCAAATAAAGAGGATCGGATACGTAAAGCAATGGAAGCTCAAGAAATCATCACTGAGGAATCGAAACAATTTGAAGCCTGGCGCGATTCACTAGAAACTGTTCCAACTATCAAGAAGTTAAGGGCTTATGCTGAAAGAATAAGAGCTGCAGAGGTTGAAAAATGTTTGTCAAAAATGGGTGACGAAATTCCAAAGAAATCGCAGAAGGCTGTTGATGATCTTAGCAGAGGCATTGTAAACAAGCTGTTACACGGGCCCATGCAGCATCTAAGGTGTGATGGAAATGATAGCCGGACTTTGAGCGAAACCCTTGAGAATATGCATGCTCTTAATCGAATGTTCAGCCTTGAGACTGAGATATCTGTGTTAGAACACAAGATTAGAGCTAAGGTAGAGCAAATTCAGAAGTAA
- the LOC140961537 gene encoding uncharacterized protein, with the protein MVKAVVGDELQLKLAENRLTDSGLPSQVGLVIGKLSPKLDKGFVYDLVPTPPNDAGDLPCSVVGGTGENDRNKKKNISKSRSQPDASALSIDIDWVSEHARQVSRMLLGGMKVVGIYIWVNEISFKNSITTLCQTVKGVAAAASSITTDQNERLLIHISYSPLRWTCRNCSLADYVPSSSLRPCDFKMGKVLGSLRTFRCTYTFDVRMPIDHENGLDVRRFADVLRDSIMIHAKELASAKALVNGKVFTEDELCASEGFHDVEFLLPLLEDKYTECNGKEVLGLLLFGGSVCSLAYLNSKEPISQALIDIKEDIIKSLESRLDIMCDEADRELESDANDIQETDNHVSTYKFVPNLDLQVQRKHCNLSFPRRVLVPWLEGTYICDYVQPSETVEALKDHCSELMSTEVPTDASEILEPESETPIVVSPSTISFWSIASGSSSAKLDNSLAENIRDKAKEKPSESADYTMVKLSLLILIVSIILGLAVNALRIT; encoded by the exons ATGGTCAAAGCGGTGGTTGGAGATGAACTGCAGCTGAAATTGGCCGAGAACCGCCTCACTGACTCCGGCCTCCCATCCCAG GTAGGGCTTGTCATTGGGAAGCTGAGTCCAAAGTTGGATAAAGGATTCGTGTATGATCTGGTGCCGACGCCACCGAACGATGCCGGGGATCTGCCGTGTTCGGTTGTCGGCGGCACTGGTGAAAATGACAGAAATAAAAAGAAGAATATATCCAAATCTAGATCTCAACCTGATGCTTCTGCTCTCTCTATTGATATCGATTGGGTCTCCGAGCACGCTCGCCAG GTCTCAAGGATGCTATTGGGTGGCATGAAGGTTGTTGGTATCTACATTTGGGTCAATGAAATCTCATTCAAGAATTCAATAACAACACTATGCCAG ACTGTTAAAGGGGTTGCAGCAGCAGCATCCTCAATCACTACTGATCAGAATGAGAGACTACTCATTCATATTAGTTATAGTCCTCTGAG GTGGACTTGTCGAAATTGTTCGCTGGCAGACTATGTCCCTTCTAGCAGTCTACGGCCTTGTGATTTTAAAATGGGCAAGGTCTTAGGTTCCCTTCGAACGTTCAGATGCACGTACACTTTTGATGTAAG GATGCCTATAGACCACGAGAATGGGTTGGATGTCAGAAGGTTTGCTGACGTTCTTCGTGATTCAATTATGATCCATGCCAAGGAGCTTGCAAGTGCAAAGGCTTTGGTCAATGGGAAAGTG TTCACTGAAGACGAGCTGTGTGCATCTGAGGGTTTTCATGATGTTGAATTTCTTCTACCTTTGTTGGAAGATAAATACACGGAAT GTAACGGAAAAGAGGTTCTTGGTCTTCTTCTCTTTGGTGGCTCTGTATGTTCTCTTGCATATTTGAATTCAAAGGAACCTATTTCACAAGCTTTAATTGACATAAAG GAAGACATCATAAAGAGTTTGGAGAGTAGACTAGATATTATGTGCGACGAAGCTGATAGAGAATTGGAATCTGACGCCAATGATATTCAGGAAACAGACAACCATGTATCAACTTATAAATTTGTGCCAAATTTAGACCTTCAGGTGCAAAG AAAACATTGCAATCTATCATTTCCTCGAAGGGTACTTGTTCCATGGCTTGAGGGCACTTACATATGCGATTATGTTCAGCCATCTGAAACAGTTGAG GCTCTCAAAGATCATTGCAGTGAGCTAATGTCTACAGAAGTTCCAACTGATGCATCGGAAATTTTAGAGCCCGAATCTGAAACTCCGATTGTGGTGTCTCCAAGTACTATATCCTTTTGGAGCATAGCATCTGGTTCATCATCAGCTAAGTTGGATAATTCACTTGCAGAGAATATCAGGGACAAAGCAAAAGAGAAACCTAGCGAGTCAGCTGATTACACCATGGTGAAACTATCTTTGTTGATTCTTATTGTCTCTATTATACTCGGGCTAGCCGTGAATGCTCTCCGCATCACTTAG